The genomic window CCTGGTCGTAGACGTCCTCGTCACCATCGGGGGCGTTGCGGGTCACCATGACGAACTCGCCGAACTCCTCGAAGAGCCCCTTGAGCGCCTGTTCGCGCCCCCCCATCTCCCGGTCCGACATGAGGCGCGAAAAGAGCTTCAGCTTCTCGGTGTACCCGGTCACCAGGGTCCCCGCCTCCTCGGCGCTGTGCAGCGCCATGGTCGAGGTGAGGTCGTGGATGTAGGCGGTCTTGTCCTTTTGGAACAGGGTCGCCATGGTGAAGGTGATCAGGCTCAGCACCACGGAGACGACGAGGAGCTGCGAGAGCAGGATCTTGAACCTGAGCGGGAACTTCAGTCTGGTATTCATTGCACCTCCTCCCCTGTCTGTTTGCCGTACACGACCCGAGAGGCGTAGCTCGCGTTGCCGGTCTCATCCACCGCCTCGACCCGAATCAGGTTCACCCCGGCTTTCAGCATGAGTTCGTGGCTGAAGGCGCCGGTCGGGGCGGTCCGTGCGTCCGCACCGTTCACGTAGACGCGCGAGCCGGGGCGGGAAGTCCCGGTAAGGCGGAAGGCCCCGACCGTGGCGCTTTGCGGCGGGAAGTCGACGGCAAGCGGCGGCGCTTCGGTCTCCTGCAGGAGACGGCAGCTCCCGGGCCTGCTGAAACGCCCCTCGCGCCCCTCCTCGATACGGCTCACCCTCCAGTAGTAGTTCCCGGCGTCCAGGGTGCCTGCGGTCACCTCGGGTGCTGTCACCTTGAGGTCCATGACGGGCCTCTTGAAGCCGGGCTCCCTGGAGAGCTGGAAGTGGTACAGGGCGCTGCCGCCGGTCCAGTTGAAGTGGACCCTCGGGGGAAGCATCCGGAACCGGTATATGAGCTCGTCGTTTTTGAGCGCGGGGGGCGAGGGTAGCGGCGACGCCGGACCGGCAGCGACGCCGCGCCGCAGCGTAATGCCGAAGTTCGCCGGAACACGCACCGGGCCGTCCTCTCCCTCCACGTGCAGCTGTCCCGAGTAGACGACAAGGCTCGTCGCGTCGTCGCCCAAGGGGGTAAAACGGAAACGGGACGAGCCGGGCCGCACCCGCGCCAGGTGCCCCACGGCCGCCACCTCCATGCGCACCTTCTTCGAGGCGGAGAGGCACCCCTGCAGCTCCCCTTCCACGTGCACCCGGTAGGCCCGCGCGGCGCCGCCCATCCCGTCATTCAGGCGGGTGACGACGAGCATGGAGTTGCTTCCCAAAGTGAGGTAGTCGCCGGGGGTGAAGGAGATGGTGGCCCCGGAGCGGTCGAAGGTCTGCACCGCGTCGTGGTTGAAAAGGAGCATCCCTTCCCGGGCGTCCCCCCACGCCACCGAATCGCCGCGCCGACAGCGCACGTCCCGCACCAGGGTGGTGAGGGCCGCCTCGGCGCTCCTCGCCCCACCCTGTCGCGGCGCGGGCCGCCCAGAGTCCCCCACGAGTTCGCGCAGCGGCGTGCCGGAAGGGAAGACGGCGTAGAGAAGGAGTATGAAGAGCCAGAAGAGCGCGAGCACGAGGAGAAGCGCCGCGCCGGTCTCGGCGGCTAACGTTGCCCATTTACGGAGACGGGAACCGGTGCTCACTTTTTCACCTCCTCGCGAAGCATCTCCTTCGCGGAGCGCAGGCGCAGGTTCAAAAGCTTCGAGCACCCCGACCCGTTTCTGAGCACGACCCCCATGACGCGATCGCCGCTGCGTACCGGCAGTTCGAGGGCGAAGGAGCCCGATCGATCGACCGGAACCTGAGCTCCGTCCACCTCGAGCCGTTCACCTGCGCCGACGGCACCCAGAAGGCGGCACCCGACGGCGCCGTCCGGACCGACGCTCACCCCGGAGGCGGAGCTCCCGAAGGGAACGACGACGGGACCGGCGGGGTGCGCGAGGGTGAGAGCCGGAAGCGGCAGCGCGGTGGCGAGGTAGCGCCCTTGGGCATCCCCCATCTCGATCTGCAGCCGCTCGGTGGCACCGGGGAGCGAGGTCTCGAAGCGCCCGAAGCCGTCCACGGGGAGGTCGCGCCCGTTGATCACCGCGAAGGGGCGGGTGCGGTAGCGGTCGTCCGGCGCCACTTCCTTCACCTGCCGGAAGTCCCCCTTCAGCTCGACGCGGCGGTTAAGCCTGCGGCCGGGGGTGGTCGTGTTGTCGGCCACCGGGCGCGACTTGCCGTACCAGCGCCTTAAAAGCCGCTGCGGGTCGATCCCTTCCACCCGGACCAGGTAATCCGCAGCGGAGTCGCACCGCTTGCGCGAGAGTTCGACGTTGTAGGGGGCGCTGCCGATGCCGTCGGTGTGTCCCTCGACGATCACCTTCTCGCGCGGGCGCTCGCGCAGCACGCGCGCCGCGCCGCTTAGGAGCCTTTTCGCCTCGGGGGTGAGCGCCCACTTGTCGAATACGAAAGCGCCGCCGGCAAGGGTGAGGAGCACCGCCTCGCTGCGGTTCACCCCGAAGAGCTCGCGGCCGGTCCTGAAGACGGAGCCGTCCCGGTAGGTGACCTGGAGCTGCCCCTGGTAGATCTCCCCCTCGACCACCTCCTTGCGGTCGGTCTCCCCGTCCCACGCGACGCGCGGCGGCGGAGCGCCGATCCCGGTGAAGGCGCGCAGCACCTCCCCTTCCCGGTTCATCATGACGAGGTGCCACGAGGCGACCTCGTCCGCCGCTTCCACGGTCATCAGCAGCCCGAGCGGCACGGCGAACTTGCCGCCTTTTAGTTCCAGCGAGGCTAGGCGCTCGCGGGTGAGGGTGACCGCGGTGGAGGGAAGGCGCGCCGGCGAGCCGTTCACGAGCAGGGTGAAAAGCTCCGCGCTCCCGGAAACGGCAAGAGGCTCGTCGATCCGCTCCAGGGTGACCAGCATGGCGGGGATGATTTTCGGCTCGGGCACCGGCACCGGTTGCAACGCGACCGGTTCGGGTGCCGGGGGCGGGGGCGGAAGCTGCGTAACGCGGGCCTCGGCGCTCTCGAACATATCCTCGTCGAACTTCACCTTGATCCCGACGAAGGGGCCCTGCCCCTGGTAGCTCTCGCCGGTCAGGTCGCGGTCGTCCAGGCGCGCGTAGTTGTACCCCGCGGAGAGGACCACGTTACGGTAGACCCGGTAGCCGGCGCTCCCGACCGCGCCCAGGGAGTGCATCCCGGCGTCGTACTGGTTCAAGAGCTTCAGGTAGGCGGAGAGCTCCCAGCGCTCGGCGAGGTCGTAGGAGAGACCGGCGAGGATGAGGTCTGTGTAGGTGTCGAGCCGCCCTCCGGTCCCCTCGGACCAGCTAAGTTTCCCGGCGTATTTCCCCTGGGCGGTCCACCGGCTCACCAGACGATAGGTGGGCTCGGCGGAAAGGATGAGGCTGCGGTTGTCCGGGGCGCCGCTCAGGGTGCCGCGTTTCTCGACCTTGTAACGCAGGAGGGTGAGGAGCTGCCACGGATTGCCGCCGGGGGGGCGGAAGGCGCCACCTATATAGCTGTCGACGACGAGGTCGTTCCCTTGGTCGGCGTCGCGGTCCCAGAGGGAGGCCTTGCCGACCAGGGTGAGCGCGGGGCTCACCTTGAAGGCGGCATAGGCGCCGTAAAGGGAAGCGGTCTCCTCGGGGCCGGTCCGGATCTCGTAGCGGCCGGTCAGCTTCACATCCTTTGCGCGCAGGTATTCGCCCGCCATGGTGAAGGCGGTACGGGTGCCGTTGTTGCCCTGCACCGTCTGCACCCTTTCGAAGGTGGAGTTGACGAAGAGCCCCTGCGCCAGGCGGTAGCGGCTGTTCAGGCCGAGGATCGCTTGTCCGCGCTCCCCGGAGAGGGAGTTCTCGACCTGGTAGCCGGTGCGCGAGTCGAGGCTGAAGCCTTCCTTCTCCATGAGCTTTGTGTGCAGGTCGACGTTTTCCTGCTCGGTGCTCCCGGCGACCCCGCTGGAGAGGCGGTAGCCGGTGGTGAGGCGCATCCGATCGTTAAGCGTGCTGTCGAGCCCGAAGACGGTGGCGTTGCGCACCAGGGGGGAGCCCTCCTGGTACTCCTCGGTCAAAAAGGCGCGGGTCCGTTCGTTCAGCCGGTAGTCGAGTTTCAGGAAGGTCTTCGTCTGGTACTCGGCGATGCTCGAGGAGGAGAGGAGCTGTTCGCGCCTGAGGGTCGCATCGAGCTTCGAGTTCAGGGGGGCCTTGATCCCGGCCCAGACGAGGTCGGAGGAGCCTTCCTTGCCGTCGATATCCTCGCGGATGATTTTCACCCCCGCGTCCGCGTCCAGGAGGGAGAACCTGCGCGAGGCGCCGATCTCGTTGCCGAAGAGCCTGCGGTCGCGCAACTCATCGCGCTGCACGAAGCTCTCCGCGTAAAGGCGCGTGTTGGGCGCGGCGCGGTAGTCCAGGCGAGCGCCGAACTTCTCGGTCCCGGTCTCGTTACCGCTCATGGAGGGGTTGAAGAAATCGGCTTCAACCTTCCGGTAATAAAGGGCAAGCGCAAGCGGCTCGACGGGGCGCAGGGTGAGGTCGGCCTTCCAGGCGCTTCCCCTTCCCTTGTCGAGGCTCTCGCTCACCGCCCCCTCACCTTTCAGGGAGAGCCACTCACCCAGGCGCCACCCCGCGTCGAGGCCGAAGAGGGTGGTGTCCTTCAGGGCGTGCTCCTCGACCACCGCGGTGCCCCCTAGGTAGGAGCCGTTCCCCGAGTCAAGAAGCGCACGGCCGCCGTAGACGTAGCGCTTCTCGCCTCCCCCTGAGGCCTGGTAGGTGACCACGATGGAGACCGGGTTAAGGTTCCGGTCCAGCGAGGGGACCGGCTCCTTGAAGAGGATGGTGCCGGCCAGGTAGTCGATCGAGTAGTCGGCGTAGCGGACCTTTTCCGTGATGGAGAGGACCCGTTCGGAGTGGTAGCGGTCGCGGACCTCGATGCGCACCCGCTCGCTGTTTTCGAAGACCGGCCTTTTGGAGAGGAGGTAATGGCCGGAGGTGCCGTTACCCGGGATGTCGTCGCGGGTGATGGTCTCCTCGGTACGGCTTTCGAACCCCTTCAGGGTGAGGTGATTGCGGTTCACCTCGAACTTCGCGCCGTTCAGGGCACGGTCGTAGCGGGAGAACTCGTTTTCGGAGAGGTCGGTGCGGTAGTCCCCCCCCATTACGTAGGAGCGTCCCGACTCGAGTTTGAGGTATAGCTTGCCGCGCGACTGCGCGTCGTAGCCGATGTCGGTCGCGTCGCCGTAGACCGGGTAGTATTTCTCCGGGTCGATGCTCTGGAAGACGCCGTCGCGCCGCTCCTTGTGCGAGTCGTAGGCGGCGGTGAGGAGGTATTTGTCGAGGAGCTTGCCGCGGGTAAAGAAGGCGAGGCGCTCTTGGTGAAAGAGCCCCGAGTCGAAGCGGTCGTCCTTGCCGATGTTGTCGAGGTTGCCGCTGGTCGCCTTGGCGCCGACGGTCGCGGTCCCGAGGCCGACGAGGATCCAGTCGCGCCGGTCGTTGGCGGCCAGGAGGGTAGCCGGGGTGTTGGCCGGTGTGTTAGCCGGGGTGGGGGCGGCCACAGTCGGACCAGTCGGACCAGTCGGACCAGTCGGACCGGTCTGACCGGTCGGACCGGGCGCCTGAGCTGCACCGGCCCCACCAGCCCCACCGGCACCGGCCCCACCAGCCCCAGCCCCAGCCCCAGCCCCAGCCCCAGCAGCCCCAGCAGCCCCAGCAGCCCCGGCAGTGCCGGCAGTGCCGGTCGGCACCAGCGCAAAATCTCCCCGCGCCGGGCCGCCGAAGGGGACCGTCACGAACTGGCTCCACCCCACCCCGGCAAAGGCTGTGTTGTAAGGGACCGACTTGAGCCCGGCCCCAAGGGTGCTCCGGTCGATCTTCAGCACGTGGTCGCCGGCGGATACGCCGGTGAAACTGTAGTTACCTTCGGCGTCGCTCCAGACGTACGAGCCGTCCTCCAGGTAGATGCGCACCCGGGGCTCTCCCGGCTCGCCGGGATCGGGGACGCCGTTGCCGTTATGGTCCCTGAAGATCCTTCCCAGAATCACCGCCTTGTCCCCGAGGATGGAGGGGCGCACTTTCACTGCGGCACTCGCCGGGGGTGAGACGCTGCTGCTCCCGGCGGCGGTCACGCCGGAGGCACGCGCCCAGTTAACACTCGTCCCCACCGGCACCTCGGCGGAAAGCACGAGCCGGTAGTTGAGGGTCTTCCCGGCTCCCGGGGCGAGCGAGCCGATGTCCCAGCTGAGCTGCTGCGAGGCACCGACCGGATCGCCGACGGAAAAACCATCGACATGGCTCG from Geomonas ferrireducens includes these protein-coding regions:
- a CDS encoding OmpA family protein — its product is MKIPAWRYMGGGAIRACLAGLTLLLALPCVSLALTPSGTVITHDFGTRYAAPVSRQARSNQTVITVKDLAAPDLVPPRNATTPAGVPVDFLHTLTNKGNLSDSFQLKATLQGSWGETVSLPKLRFYLPDGVTPVPANPEGVQVLGPVPAGGSVDLVLRVTPPAGSEGKVAAILVTASSVAVSARSSSTNDQVQVPFPGGLSFLKSVTPAGAVLPGTLLSYRITLANAGSAPVSGVRVIDPLDPLLDYQEGSALLPAGLSGTVSYDAVSRSLIYDVTELPAGFSGALAFDAVVRLDAQGNATIVNTAGVTSSINPTPTLTNSTFNTVLARALLVAKQAGSSVAEAGDIVAYAVRVENVGAAALEHVTVSDRIPRGFRYLKGSSHVDGFSVGDPVGASQQLSWDIGSLAPGAGKTLNYRLVLSAEVPVGTSVNWARASGVTAAGSSSVSPPASAAVKVRPSILGDKAVILGRIFRDHNGNGVPDPGEPGEPRVRIYLEDGSYVWSDAEGNYSFTGVSAGDHVLKIDRSTLGAGLKSVPYNTAFAGVGWSQFVTVPFGGPARGDFALVPTGTAGTAGAAGAAGAAGAGAGAGAGAGGAGAGGAGGAGAAQAPGPTGQTGPTGPTGPTGPTVAAPTPANTPANTPATLLAANDRRDWILVGLGTATVGAKATSGNLDNIGKDDRFDSGLFHQERLAFFTRGKLLDKYLLTAAYDSHKERRDGVFQSIDPEKYYPVYGDATDIGYDAQSRGKLYLKLESGRSYVMGGDYRTDLSENEFSRYDRALNGAKFEVNRNHLTLKGFESRTEETITRDDIPGNGTSGHYLLSKRPVFENSERVRIEVRDRYHSERVLSITEKVRYADYSIDYLAGTILFKEPVPSLDRNLNPVSIVVTYQASGGGEKRYVYGGRALLDSGNGSYLGGTAVVEEHALKDTTLFGLDAGWRLGEWLSLKGEGAVSESLDKGRGSAWKADLTLRPVEPLALALYYRKVEADFFNPSMSGNETGTEKFGARLDYRAAPNTRLYAESFVQRDELRDRRLFGNEIGASRRFSLLDADAGVKIIREDIDGKEGSSDLVWAGIKAPLNSKLDATLRREQLLSSSSIAEYQTKTFLKLDYRLNERTRAFLTEEYQEGSPLVRNATVFGLDSTLNDRMRLTTGYRLSSGVAGSTEQENVDLHTKLMEKEGFSLDSRTGYQVENSLSGERGQAILGLNSRYRLAQGLFVNSTFERVQTVQGNNGTRTAFTMAGEYLRAKDVKLTGRYEIRTGPEETASLYGAYAAFKVSPALTLVGKASLWDRDADQGNDLVVDSYIGGAFRPPGGNPWQLLTLLRYKVEKRGTLSGAPDNRSLILSAEPTYRLVSRWTAQGKYAGKLSWSEGTGGRLDTYTDLILAGLSYDLAERWELSAYLKLLNQYDAGMHSLGAVGSAGYRVYRNVVLSAGYNYARLDDRDLTGESYQGQGPFVGIKVKFDEDMFESAEARVTQLPPPPPAPEPVALQPVPVPEPKIIPAMLVTLERIDEPLAVSGSAELFTLLVNGSPARLPSTAVTLTRERLASLELKGGKFAVPLGLLMTVEAADEVASWHLVMMNREGEVLRAFTGIGAPPPRVAWDGETDRKEVVEGEIYQGQLQVTYRDGSVFRTGRELFGVNRSEAVLLTLAGGAFVFDKWALTPEAKRLLSGAARVLRERPREKVIVEGHTDGIGSAPYNVELSRKRCDSAADYLVRVEGIDPQRLLRRWYGKSRPVADNTTTPGRRLNRRVELKGDFRQVKEVAPDDRYRTRPFAVINGRDLPVDGFGRFETSLPGATERLQIEMGDAQGRYLATALPLPALTLAHPAGPVVVPFGSSASGVSVGPDGAVGCRLLGAVGAGERLEVDGAQVPVDRSGSFALELPVRSGDRVMGVVLRNGSGCSKLLNLRLRSAKEMLREEVKK